The following are from one region of the Coffea eugenioides isolate CCC68of chromosome 2, Ceug_1.0, whole genome shotgun sequence genome:
- the LOC113760194 gene encoding serine/threonine-protein kinase HT1-like: MTLNPLTAPNQRLEAQLSIASDPDPFTAQHSFISTEITGFLEEILYSKTEFAAVETKDSTFTHLSSMKIEVENIKSKRTSHALTKFFGHVRSRKMASSETVEDDDRWHEQVDLSKLLLGPKLGEGTHGKIYRGNYNDESVAVKVSKVPDDPDCDEKRYIHGTVEKKFNQESVLLLRLHHPNVLKFVGVWRQPPVFGIITEYLSGGSLRSYLNKIEHQHKSVPLPTVVSMALDIARGMAYIHSQGIVHRDLKPDNVLISEDFHLKIADFGDACEEAHCHLLADRAGTLRWMAPEMMKQKKSYNRKIDVYSFGLMLCEMISGTIPFEGMVPETVVFGVLNKDLRPTIPQHCPPAMRELIVQCWSSNPGKRPEFWQTVKVLEQFETSLASEGSLNNLVLNLASQHDKKRLLLHWIQKLDPIHHSDKLINTAYNRRPIMVS, from the exons ATGACCCTTAACCCTCTAACAGCACCCAACCAGCGACTTGAGGCCCAGTTGTCAATAGCATCGGACCCCGATCCATTTACAGCCCAA CATTCGTTCATATCAACAGAAATCACAGggtttcttgaagagatattgtATTCCAAAACAGAATTCGCCGCAGTAGAGACAAAAGATTCAACCTTTACGCACTTGTCATCAATGAAGATCGAAGTAGAAAACATCAAGAGCAAAAGGACTTCTCATGCTTTAACCAAATTTTTTGGGCACGTTAGATCAAGAAAGATGGCATCTTCCGAAACAGTAGAGGATGATGATCGCTGGCACGAGCAGGTAGACCTTTCCAAGTTGCTTCTTGGGCCGAAACTTGGTGAAGGGACGCATGGAAAAATTTACCGGGGCAATTACAATGATGAGTCCGTTGCTGTAAAAGTAAGCAAAGTTCCAGATGATCCTGATTGCGATGAAAAAAGGTATATACATGGTACAGTAGAGAAGAAGTTCAACCAAGAATCTGTTCTCTTGCTTCGTCTCCACCACCCGAATGTTTTGAAGTTCGTAGGGGTTTGGAGACAGCCACCAGTTTTTGGGATCATCACTGAATATCTATCAGGGGGTTCCTTGAGATCGTACCTGAACAAGATTGAGCACCAACATAAATCTGTTCCCTTGCCTACAGTAGTCAGTATGGCCTTGGATATTGCTCGTGGGATGGCGTACATTCACTCGCAAGGCATTGTTCACAGGGATCTCAAGCCAGATAACGTACTAATCAGTGAAGATTTCCATCTGAAAATTGCTGATTTTGGTGATGCTTGTGAGGAAGCTCACTGCCATCTTCTTGCTGATCGCGCGGGAACTCTTCGGTGGATGGCCCCTGAGATGATGAAGCAGAAAAAATCCTACAACAGGAAGATTGATGTGTATAGTTTTGGACTAATGTTATGCGAGATGATTTCTGGAACAATTCCGTTCGAAGGCATGGTTCCAGAAACAGTCGTTTTTGGCGTGCTAAACAAAGATCTGCGACCTACAATACCTCAGCATTGTCCTCCTGCAATGAGAGAACTAATAGTGCAGTGCTGGTCCTCCAATCCTGGGAAGAGGCCAGAATTTTGGCAGACTGTCAAAGTTTTGGAGCAGTTTGAGACTTCACTGGCTTCTGAAGGATCCTTGAATAATTTGGTGCTAAATCTCGCTTCTCAGCATGATAAGAAGAGGCTGCTTCTCCATTGGATCCAAAAGCTTGATCCCATTCATCACTCTGATAAATTGATCAACACTGCCTATAATAGAAGGCCAATTATGGTTTCTTGA